A window of Tumebacillus sp. BK434 contains these coding sequences:
- the sigE gene encoding RNA polymerase sporulation sigma factor SigE, producing the protein MPIKLRLQARIFFLNLLFRLGGTPEEIYYVGGSEALPPPLTREEEEYLLGKLPTKDEGVRAVLIERNLRLVVYIARKFENTGINIEDLVSIGTIGLIKAVNTFDPEKKIKLATYASRCIENEILMFLRRNNKIRSEVSFDEPLNVDWDGNELLLSDVLGTENDTIYRNIEEQVDRKLLYKALEKLTDRERKIMEMRFGLTDGKEMTQKDVADLLGISQSYISRLEKRIIKRLRKEFNKML; encoded by the coding sequence TTGCCAATCAAGCTGCGTCTGCAAGCCCGGATCTTCTTTTTAAACCTGCTGTTTCGCCTCGGTGGAACGCCGGAGGAGATCTATTATGTAGGAGGCAGTGAAGCGCTGCCCCCACCGCTGACCCGCGAAGAGGAGGAGTACCTGCTCGGCAAGCTGCCGACGAAAGACGAAGGCGTGCGCGCCGTGCTGATCGAGCGCAATCTGCGCCTTGTCGTCTACATCGCGCGCAAATTCGAAAACACTGGCATCAACATCGAAGACCTCGTGTCGATCGGCACGATCGGGCTGATCAAAGCGGTCAACACGTTCGACCCGGAAAAAAAGATCAAGCTGGCCACCTACGCGTCGCGCTGCATCGAAAACGAGATCCTGATGTTCCTGCGCCGCAACAATAAGATCCGCTCCGAAGTGTCGTTTGACGAACCGCTTAACGTGGACTGGGACGGCAATGAACTGCTCCTGTCTGACGTGCTGGGCACGGAAAACGACACGATCTACCGCAACATCGAGGAACAGGTCGACCGCAAGCTGCTCTACAAAGCGCTGGAGAAGCTGACCGACCGCGAGCGCAAGATCATGGAAATGCGCTTCGGACTGACCGACGGCAAAGAGATGACGCAAAAGGATGTCGCCGACCTGCTCGGCATCTCCCAGTCCTATATTTCACGTTTGGAAAAGCGAATCATCAAGCGCTTGCGCAAAGAATTCAACAAAATGCTGTAG
- the spoIIGA gene encoding sigma-E processing peptidase SpoIIGA, with protein MVSALPVVYIDVIWLLNFGVDGFILLVTAFLARRRLKWWRTIGASAIGASYALFLFFPAMSAFLTFFSKLLFSILMVWIAFRPKGLFEFGKLLGLFYLASFLTGGAAYAANSFFGSTGVQNGLVLVHGGAVWLQQTKLWLVVLALPLTWLLGRSAWNRLARSKQREMNFWEVEVQLGGESVLFTGLLDTGNALTDPLSRTPVMVADWELFQSLLPVELTAELMKGSDIALSLGEIAMEDDWHAKFRLVPYRGVGGTMGMLLAFKPSLVILRSQEKEHNCTRVLIGLNPKALAADGSYRAILHPAMLEGEGDVREEWNADSAAS; from the coding sequence GTGGTGAGTGCATTGCCCGTCGTCTACATTGATGTCATCTGGTTGCTCAATTTTGGCGTGGACGGGTTCATCTTGCTGGTGACGGCGTTTTTAGCGCGCCGTCGTCTCAAGTGGTGGCGGACGATCGGCGCGTCTGCTATCGGAGCGTCCTATGCTCTTTTTTTGTTCTTTCCTGCGATGTCGGCCTTTTTGACGTTTTTTAGCAAACTGCTATTTTCCATTTTGATGGTCTGGATCGCATTTCGGCCCAAAGGGTTGTTCGAATTTGGCAAACTGCTGGGCCTGTTCTACCTTGCCTCGTTTTTGACGGGCGGGGCGGCTTATGCGGCGAACAGTTTTTTTGGCAGCACAGGGGTGCAAAACGGACTGGTGCTGGTGCATGGCGGCGCCGTCTGGCTGCAACAGACGAAATTATGGCTGGTCGTGCTCGCGCTGCCGCTGACCTGGCTGCTCGGGAGAAGCGCCTGGAACCGCCTGGCCCGCAGCAAGCAGCGCGAGATGAATTTCTGGGAGGTGGAGGTGCAACTGGGCGGGGAGTCGGTGCTGTTTACCGGGCTGCTCGACACCGGCAACGCCTTGACCGACCCGCTTTCGCGCACGCCGGTCATGGTGGCCGACTGGGAGCTGTTTCAGAGCCTCCTGCCGGTCGAACTGACAGCAGAGTTGATGAAAGGCTCAGACATCGCGCTGTCGCTCGGCGAGATCGCGATGGAGGATGACTGGCACGCCAAATTCCGGCTGGTGCCGTACCGCGGGGTCGGCGGGACGATGGGGATGCTGCTGGCGTTCAAACCAAGCCTTGTGATCTTGCGCAGCCAAGAAAAGGAGCACAACTGCACGCGCGTGCTGATCGGGCTGAACCCGAAAGCGCTGGCGGCAGACGGCTCGTACCGCGCGATCTTGCATCCTGCGATGCTCGAGGGGGAAGGGGACGTGCGGGAGGAATGGAACGCGGACAGTGCTGCGAGTTAA